A genomic region of Natronoarchaeum mannanilyticum contains the following coding sequences:
- a CDS encoding helix-turn-helix domain-containing protein, with product MTQARLTVTLPDGTWIKDVSTEFPEATFRVLAAMPGEDAGFGLVRITAPDPAAVLEGMDAHEVLTSVDILEGSEDRVLVQFETTRPLLLFSARESGVPIELPMDIQDGDASVDVTASRDRLSVLGEQLETFGLPFEVEFVRERVDSSRLLTDRQRELLVEAVERGYYDTPRRCSVTDLAEAVGVAKSTCSETLHRAEERVVKRFVSDLPDADSELEPEIEQ from the coding sequence ATGACACAGGCACGACTCACCGTCACGCTTCCCGACGGAACGTGGATCAAGGACGTATCGACCGAGTTCCCCGAGGCGACGTTCAGAGTGCTCGCCGCGATGCCCGGCGAGGACGCCGGCTTCGGGCTCGTCAGGATCACGGCGCCCGACCCCGCCGCGGTGCTGGAAGGGATGGACGCCCACGAGGTGCTGACCTCGGTCGACATTCTGGAGGGCAGCGAGGACCGGGTGCTCGTTCAGTTCGAGACGACCCGCCCGCTCCTGCTGTTTTCGGCTCGCGAGTCCGGCGTCCCGATCGAACTGCCGATGGACATCCAGGACGGCGACGCGTCGGTCGACGTGACGGCCTCGCGCGACCGGCTCTCGGTGCTCGGCGAGCAACTGGAAACCTTTGGACTTCCCTTCGAGGTGGAGTTCGTCCGCGAGCGCGTCGACAGCTCCCGGCTGCTGACCGATCGCCAGCGCGAACTGCTCGTCGAGGCCGTCGAACGGGGGTACTACGACACGCCGCGGCGGTGCTCGGTGACCGATCTGGCGGAGGCCGTCGGCGTCGCCAAGTCGACGTGCAGCGAGACGCTCCACCGCGCCGAGGAGCGCGTCGTCAAGCGGTTCGTCTCTGACCTTCCGGACGCCGACAGCGAGCTCGAACCGGAGATCGAACAGTAG